One Tachyglossus aculeatus isolate mTacAcu1 chromosome 18, mTacAcu1.pri, whole genome shotgun sequence DNA segment encodes these proteins:
- the TEX38 gene encoding testis-expressed protein 38, producing the protein MNIPGSATGPHSAHPAWLSLYFLVLGLVTLATGSCVFILHWRKKLRREARARAWAATMRAGTVSYSPLVYWINKRQGYGLDARLGRARAPQEGKGPASRPSAPHLFTPVFEEIPSAPSLCTLPSVVDHSVSFPMGAVGPDKDPCFHSLPNLARGDWCPPP; encoded by the exons ATGAATATACCGGGAA GTGCCACCGGTCCGCACTCGGCCCACCCGGCCTGGTTGTCCCTGTACTTCTTGGTCCTGGGCCTGGTGACCTTGGCAACGGGCAGCTGCGTCTTCATCCTCCACTGGAGGAAGAAACTCCGGCGAGAGgccagggcccgggcctgggcggcGACCATGCGGGCGGGCACCGTCTCCTACAGCCCGCTCGTGTACTGGATCAACAAGAGGCAGGGCTACGGGCTGGACGCCAGGCTCGGCCGGGCCCGCGCCCCTCAGGAGGGGAAGGGCCCGGCCTCCCGCCCCAGCGCTCCCCACCTGTTCACACCCGTCTTCGAGGAGATCCCGTCCGCCCCGTCGCTCTGCACCCTCCCTTCCGTGGTGGACCACTCCGTGTCCTTCCCCATGGGCGCCGTCGGCCCCGACAAAGACCCCTGCTTCCACTCGCTCCCCAACCTGGCTAGGGGGGACTGGTGTCCGCCCCCGTGA